One Microcoleus sp. bin38.metabat.b11b12b14.051 genomic window carries:
- the ribE gene encoding riboflavin synthase translates to MFTGLIQSLGKLKPLGNDYFQISCTSSNSYQILQDLAVGDSVAVDGVCLTVVEVLPQGFVAVASPETLRRTTLGAVPDAWVNLETSLRAGSKLGGHFVTGHVDAIGALATSTQTANAWEMTFAAPPAAHSAWQRQVAPFIVSKGSIAVNGISLTVADCDADGTWFAIAVIPHSFSETNLSYLQPGSLVNLEADILGKYVAKFIRSGSKHHSEPWEETPANSLGTITPEFLAEHGFM, encoded by the coding sequence ATGTTTACGGGACTAATTCAATCTCTAGGAAAACTCAAGCCGCTAGGCAACGATTACTTCCAAATTTCCTGCACCTCAAGCAACTCCTACCAGATTTTACAAGATTTAGCCGTAGGGGACAGCGTAGCAGTAGATGGAGTGTGTTTGACAGTAGTAGAAGTTCTGCCGCAAGGTTTTGTTGCCGTCGCTTCGCCAGAAACCTTGCGCCGCACGACTTTGGGAGCAGTCCCCGATGCGTGGGTAAACTTAGAAACCTCCCTGCGCGCCGGCAGCAAATTGGGCGGACATTTTGTGACGGGACACGTAGATGCGATCGGCGCTTTAGCAACATCAACCCAAACCGCCAACGCTTGGGAAATGACGTTTGCTGCCCCACCAGCAGCCCATTCAGCATGGCAGCGTCAAGTTGCACCATTCATCGTTTCCAAAGGCAGCATCGCCGTCAACGGCATCAGCCTCACGGTAGCCGATTGTGATGCAGACGGAACTTGGTTTGCTATAGCCGTAATTCCCCACAGTTTTTCTGAGACAAATCTCAGTTATTTACAGCCAGGAAGCTTGGTCAATTTAGAAGCAGATATCCTCGGCAAATACGTAGCAAAATTTATCCGCAGTGGCTCAAAACACCATTCCGAACCATGGGAAGAAACACCTGCCAACAGTTTAGGAACAATTACACCTGAATTCTTAGCTGAACACGGATTTATGTAA
- a CDS encoding bifunctional nuclease family protein codes for MIEMKVAGIALDAATRSPIVLLRDATERRALPIYIGQEQAKAIISALEGHKPPRPLTHDLMVNFLEAWNLTLERIVIHSLQDNTFYAVLIVRQGEVKKEIDARPSDAIALALRTNSPIWVMEEVVADASIPVDRDADEAERRAFREFISNLRPEDLIKRSGLGQGETS; via the coding sequence ATGATTGAAATGAAAGTCGCTGGAATTGCCTTAGATGCAGCCACGCGCAGTCCTATTGTCTTATTGAGAGACGCTACTGAGCGGCGCGCTTTGCCTATTTATATCGGTCAGGAGCAGGCAAAGGCGATCATTAGCGCCCTGGAAGGCCACAAGCCTCCTCGACCTTTAACTCACGATTTGATGGTCAATTTCTTAGAGGCCTGGAATCTTACCTTGGAGCGCATAGTTATTCACTCGCTGCAAGATAACACGTTCTATGCCGTGCTGATCGTCCGTCAGGGTGAAGTTAAAAAAGAGATCGATGCCCGCCCCAGCGACGCGATCGCCCTGGCCCTGCGAACGAACAGCCCCATCTGGGTGATGGAAGAAGTCGTCGCGGATGCTTCGATACCGGTCGATCGAGATGCTGATGAAGCCGAACGCCGAGCCTTCCGAGAATTTATCTCAAACCTGCGCCCGGAGGATTTGATCAAAAGAAGTGGCTTGGGCCAAGGCGAAACTTCGTAA
- a CDS encoding aldo/keto reductase: MRYRRFGKTKLHLSVFSLGTMRYLASEEIACQTVRQAVSLGINHLETAAGYGCSEEYLGAALKSGLSVDRSRLHITTKIPPTEDAAATERCIDSSLKRLNLDYIDCLAIHGLNTWEHLAIVRSPAGCMSSVAKAVADGRIRHVGFSTHGPLELILAAIETDLFEFVNLHYYYFFQRNAPAIQLAKDKDLGVFIISPADKGGQLYTPPSTLAQLCSPFSPLELNYRFLLSDTRIGTLSVGAANPIELQQPLEYADRDFPLTCAEIAAFGSIESAMAERLATDKCSQCHACLPCPENINIPEVLRLRNLAVGCDMTDFGKYRYAMFENAGHWFPGNKGNRCTDCGECLPKCPEELDIPTLLKDTHQRLGGKPGRRLWD, encoded by the coding sequence ATGCGCTATCGACGGTTTGGCAAAACAAAGTTGCACTTGTCTGTATTTTCCTTAGGAACCATGCGTTATTTGGCTTCTGAGGAAATTGCCTGTCAGACTGTGCGGCAGGCGGTGTCTCTGGGTATCAATCACTTAGAAACTGCTGCGGGTTACGGTTGCAGCGAGGAATATCTCGGCGCGGCGCTAAAATCTGGTTTGTCTGTCGATCGATCGCGCCTCCACATTACTACGAAAATACCCCCAACGGAGGATGCAGCAGCAACGGAACGCTGCATCGATTCATCTCTGAAACGCCTGAATTTAGATTATATCGACTGTCTGGCAATTCACGGTTTGAATACTTGGGAACATTTGGCGATCGTGCGATCGCCCGCAGGCTGTATGTCATCTGTAGCTAAAGCTGTGGCTGACGGCCGCATTCGCCACGTGGGCTTTTCCACTCACGGGCCTTTGGAGCTGATTTTGGCTGCGATTGAAACTGATTTGTTTGAATTTGTCAACCTCCATTATTACTATTTTTTTCAGCGCAACGCCCCGGCAATTCAACTCGCCAAAGACAAAGATTTGGGCGTTTTCATTATTTCCCCGGCAGACAAAGGAGGGCAACTCTACACGCCGCCGTCCACTCTGGCACAATTGTGCTCGCCTTTCTCGCCTTTAGAGCTGAACTATCGGTTTTTACTGAGCGATACTAGGATTGGGACTCTGAGTGTGGGGGCTGCAAACCCGATCGAATTACAGCAACCTCTGGAATATGCCGATCGCGACTTTCCCCTCACCTGCGCCGAAATCGCTGCCTTCGGTTCGATAGAATCAGCGATGGCAGAGCGTTTGGCAACCGACAAATGCAGTCAGTGCCATGCTTGTTTGCCGTGCCCAGAAAACATCAACATTCCCGAAGTATTGCGGCTGCGGAATCTCGCCGTCGGCTGCGATATGACAGACTTTGGCAAATACCGCTACGCCATGTTTGAAAATGCCGGACATTGGTTTCCCGGTAACAAAGGCAACCGCTGCACCGATTGTGGAGAATGTTTGCCCAAGTGTCCCGAAGAGTTAGACATCCCCACCCTGCTCAAAGATACTCATCAGCGACTGGGCGGCAAACCAGGGCGGCGGTTGTGGGATTGA